The Nyctibius grandis isolate bNycGra1 chromosome 14, bNycGra1.pri, whole genome shotgun sequence genome segment GCCTTCATCCCATCCTCGGTCACATCCACCCTGGAACATAAGAcctggggctgcagcggggAAAGAAAACCTCGGAAAGCTGAGCCCGCTGCTCCTCCCTGTGtagggaaaaggggggaaaaagggggtgAGGAGGATGCTGCGGAGCCCCCCGCGTGCCACGCCGCCCCCGGCTCACCCCTCCTCCTGTATGACGTGCCGCAGCCGGGGCACCATCAGCTCCGGGGTGAGGGGGCCGAAGCGGAAGCGCGTGCAGCGGGACTGCAGGGCGGGGATGATCTTGGAGAGGTAGTTGCAGATGAGGCAAAAGCGGGTGTTTTCTGTGAACTTCTCGATCACTGcgcagaggagggaggagaggccgGTCCTCATCTGCCGCCTCGTTACAGGCTCCCGTCCCACGCTGGGCTGGGAAAGGCTGAAGGGGTGCCAATGGCGTGGGGTCGCCGGTGCCCCTCACCTCGCCTCAGGGCGTTCTGAGCATCCTGGGTCATGGCGTCGGCTTCGTCCAGGATGACGAGCTTGAAGCCTTTccttaaaaaacagagaaaaaaaagggggtggcTTTGGTCCTGGTGCTGGAGATGGGGGAGTGGGGGATGCTCATTCCCAGTGTGACCTCCCCTGAACGCTCCCAGGGagccctcctttcccctctgcacCAGCATCTTCATCACTTATCTTCACCACCCTCATCCTCCTCGCTCGCTGGGCACCCCTGACTCCTTCCCATCCGCTCTGGCATGCTGCCCACCCCAGGAGCCCCCCAAACCTACCTCCCAAGCGAATGCTGGGGTAAGGCTGTGTCAGAGGGGGGGTGACGACGGGACGGGGAGCTCTGGGTAAGCGCAGACTGATCACTTAAAGATGGTCCTGGTGCTGGAGAAGGGGGAGTGAGGGACGCTTATTCCCACCGTGACCCCCCTGAACGCTCCCAGGGAGCCCTTCTTGCCCCTTTGGACCAGCATCTTTATCACTCATCCTTATCACCCTCATCCTCCTCACTTTCAGGGCACCCCTGACTCCTTCCCATCTGCTCTGGCACGCTGCCCACCCCAGGAGCCCCCCAAACCCACCTCCCAAGCCAAACGCTGGGGTCAGGCTGTGTCAGAGGGGGGTGAGGAAGGGACGGGGAGCTCTGGGTAAGCGCAGACCCATCACTCACTTAAAGATGGTCCTGGTGCTGGCGAAGCTCAGGATGGGCCCGCGGACGATGTCGATACCGCGGTCATCGGAGGCGTTGAGCTGAAGCGAGACCACGCGGATGCACATCCCTGCTTGGGGAtgcacccaggggtggggggcacccccTCGGTCACCcgccccatcccatccccacgTACCTCCAGCACCATGGAGCCGAACTCCCGGTCCCGGTAGAGCTGCCTGGCACACGCGAGGATGGTGGAGGTTTTCCCGGTGCCGGGAGGGCCATAGAGGAGCAGATGAGGCAGCCGGTCCTCGCTGATGAACcgctgcactggagaaggggtGAGGGGGGTCGGGGGGACACgcctggggtgggggttgtTGGGGAGAAGGGCGAGGCGGGGTCAATTACCGGTGCTGAGGATATCGCGATGAGACACCAGCTCGGCCAGCGTCTGCGGCCGGTACTTCTCTACCCTGTAACGGGGCACAAGGGGGGGGTCAGGCTGGGGGTGGTGCAAGCTGTTGCCCCCCCCtgtcccggtcccggtcccgaTCCCGATCCCGATCCCGATCCCGATCCCGATCCCGATCGCACCACGGCAGGTTCGCACCGCCCGCGCGCGCCATCGCTGTATCGCGATAACGCCGGGATGGGGCGGAGCGGCTGCTACTCAGCTCCGCCCCATCCCGGAGATATCGCGAGATAAAGCGGTGGTTGTGCTGTAGTTAAACGGGGCGGGGAGTAGGCTTATGGGGGTGGGTTTGAggagagggaggtggtggtTGGTGACATCAAAGCAAGGttgtgtttgtggttttggggaGAGC includes the following:
- the RFC5 gene encoding replication factor C subunit 5; this encodes MARAGGANLPWVEKYRPQTLAELVSHRDILSTVQRFISEDRLPHLLLYGPPGTGKTSTILACARQLYRDREFGSMVLELNASDDRGIDIVRGPILSFASTRTIFKKGFKLVILDEADAMTQDAQNALRRVIEKFTENTRFCLICNYLSKIIPALQSRCTRFRFGPLTPELMVPRLRHVIQEEGVDVTEDGMKALVTLSSGDMRRALNILQSTTMAFGKVTEENVYTCTGHPLKSDIANILDWMLNQDFSTAYRKITELKTLKGLALQDILTEIHLFVHRVDFPPSVRIQLLIKMADIEYRLAAGTSEKIQLSSLIAAFQVTRDLIVAEA